The DNA window AGAAGGGGGAGGGTCTCTTTGGCGGTGAATGTCGTATCAATACACACTCACACATAAATGGGTCCACGTTCGGCGACCCCGTCATAAACCGATCAGGCGTCACCGAACTACCATGGCTCACATCAGACCCCTTCTGTACGGAAGACCGCAGGGGAAGGGTCCTCATCTTCCTTCGGATATAGTTGTAATCGCCGGGTAGTACATAAGGCCTACGAACCAACGTCGCATCGCCAGTGAGTACCAGACACGGCGCCTGAATGTCCTGAATTCAACACAGTGTGAGAATTACTACGGACATCAATAAAAACAGGATGTGTAGTACGAACAGTAGGGGACGAGTTACGTGAAAAACTGTACCCAACGATTTGTAGTTGGGCAGATATCACTTTCATAGTTCCCCTCGAGCGAGGTGATTCACCAGTGTGGGTCACTGCAATAGCAGTGTGTTTCTTGGGGTTGCGTCTGGACATGTGGAGAGAGGCATACGACAAGTGGGCAATAACAGCGGACAAGATTGGAGTTCACTCGATCGAAACTCGCTCATGTTGTCACCTCGAGAAGCGGAGACTCACGAACGAGGCTACAACAGCCAGGATCGGGTCTAAACTCACCAAAAGAATCCCGCTTAGTACCGCTTCCGTCGGGGCTCGATTTGGATAGGAGACGCCAGTATGCGGCGGTGGTCAGTACTACAATCGTGAAAACGACAGAAGAGGGATTTAAACCACGGTCGGACGTGCTCGCTCGCAAATTCGCTGTGGGCGACCTCCCTGATTCAACCGCTTCTGTGGGTTTTGCCGAAACCGCGACTCGCTCAGCGACGCTTCGCTCGTCGGTTAGTTTCGACAAAAACGCCAGGACTGGGATTTGAACCCAGAATCCCAAAGGGAACACGCTTTCCAGGCGTGCGCCTTACCGTTCGGCCATCCTGGCCTATCACATCGTAACCGGGTCGGTCGTTTAACTCTTACTTTTAGTCGGCGTCGTTGTGTGAGTCGGTCTCACCGACTACTCGCTGTGCCGACCACGCGGCAACCCGATGCTCGAGAACATATGCCCCGGCGGCGGAGCCAGCAGCGACGAGGAGGGCAACGCCAGCGCCCTGCGTGATCGAGACCAGTGGCCCCCTTGCGAGTGCATAGCCCTGAACGAGGACCAGAAACGCCATGAAGCCAACAGCGCCCCAGAGCAGGGCGGATTTGACGCGCGGGCGAAGCGAGATCGGGCTTGGCATGGCTTACTCGAGGGTGGCGATGGCTTCGATTTCGACGCCGACGCCTTTCGGGAGGGCGGCGACTTCGACGGCGCTGCGTGCGGGTGGTTCGTCGTCGAAGTAGTCGGCGTAGGTGTCGTTCATCGCCTCGAAGTCGTCGATATCGTCGAGGAAGACGGTGACTTTGAGCACGTCTTCGGGACCGGCCTCCTCATCTGCAAGGACAGCCATGAGGTTGTCGAGGGCGCGTTCGGTCTGTGCGGCAATCGGTTCGTCATCGAGGACGTCGCCGTTGGGTGTAAGTGGAATCTGGCCGGCAGTAAAAATCAGATCGCCGTTGGTCGTCGCCTGACTGTACGCACCGACTGCCGCAGGTGCGTCGTCGGTATCGATGATTCGTTTCATACACGTCTCTCGTCTTCTCGAGGCATAAAAGCAGGCGAAACGGTCTGACGGTGATGGTCACGACTGTGTATCTGTCCCCAGCAGTACTTATTTATCACCGACGGACCATTGAGTAGAACGCAATGTCTGTCCTTTCGACCGAAGACGAAGGTAAGTTCCTGATGGATGTCAGGGGCGAACAGATCGGAATCGTCACGGAAATCGATCCGATCGAGCAGGTCGCATACGTCGATCCGGAACCGACGCTCACGAACGCGTGGATTCAGAGTCTTGGTCGCGGCGGTGCCGGCGAGGACGACCTCGAGGTCCCTGCTGAAAACATCGAGACCATCACAGATTCTGAGGTTCGCGTCGACGCGGACCTGAGCAGCGAGGCGTAATCG is part of the Natronolimnobius sp. AArcel1 genome and encodes:
- a CDS encoding Rid family detoxifying hydrolase, yielding MKRIIDTDDAPAAVGAYSQATTNGDLIFTAGQIPLTPNGDVLDDEPIAAQTERALDNLMAVLADEEAGPEDVLKVTVFLDDIDDFEAMNDTYADYFDDEPPARSAVEVAALPKGVGVEIEAIATLE